One segment of Schistocerca nitens isolate TAMUIC-IGC-003100 chromosome 3, iqSchNite1.1, whole genome shotgun sequence DNA contains the following:
- the LOC126248319 gene encoding liprin-alpha-2-like isoform X2, with amino-acid sequence MWNMMCDVMPTISEDSISQRSSQFSGEDANFEQLMVSMLDERDKLMDSLREAQERLCETEAKLQEVEKERDSLQRQISANLPQVSFVS; translated from the coding sequence ATGTGGAATATGATGTGTGATGTGATGCCGACAATTTCGGAGGACAGTATCAGTCAGAGAAGTTCGCAATTCTCTGGAGAAGATGCGAACTTCGAACAGCTTATGGTTTCAATGTTGGATGAACGGGACAAGCTTATGGACAGTCTACGAGAAGCTCAAGAAAGGCTGTGTGAAACAGAAGCAAAACTTCAAGAAGTAGAAAAAGAGCGGGACTCTCTTCAGCGACAGATCTCAGCAAACCTTCCTCAG
- the LOC126248319 gene encoding liprin-alpha-2-like isoform X1: MWNMMCDVMPTISEDSISQRSSQFSGEDANFEQLMVSMLDERDKLMDSLREAQERLCETEAKLQEVEKERDSLQRQISANLPQSVPRDQ; the protein is encoded by the coding sequence ATGTGGAATATGATGTGTGATGTGATGCCGACAATTTCGGAGGACAGTATCAGTCAGAGAAGTTCGCAATTCTCTGGAGAAGATGCGAACTTCGAACAGCTTATGGTTTCAATGTTGGATGAACGGGACAAGCTTATGGACAGTCTACGAGAAGCTCAAGAAAGGCTGTGTGAAACAGAAGCAAAACTTCAAGAAGTAGAAAAAGAGCGGGACTCTCTTCAGCGACAGATCTCAGCAAACCTTCCTCAG